In Arcobacter sp. F155, the following proteins share a genomic window:
- a CDS encoding lipopolysaccharide assembly protein LapB translates to MDSFIIEYRDPLFGVIIFFTLIFTISFLTYSFSLYKERRARKDYRELLKRFEIGKLKEEDYVHLYKTYNLPFDSIILLASTFIHKGNYNKAISVYLALLEHVTDRVKKEELLELLGTTYFKGGFMQRAKEIFLKILKFSPRNTYALKYLLVVNEKLNDYKSAKEIIDCLSELEEEVSNDNLFIETLIIINDPIKSFEKKSDELLEVLKENPQVQRLIAKFYLTYNKEFFWENIKLFNTSKLIDLMWYLNFEDIDFEKISEDKFLTELFNAKGYLNNINHSDDFVFDILIALNNHEHKIPATIDFEFICSSCKHVHPMFEARCPNCQSILTFDVKHHLTKDLVERNQSLQ, encoded by the coding sequence TTGGATAGTTTTATTATTGAATATAGGGACCCACTTTTTGGTGTAATTATATTTTTTACTCTTATTTTTACCATCTCTTTTTTAACATACTCATTCTCTTTATATAAAGAAAGAAGAGCAAGAAAAGATTATAGAGAACTTCTTAAAAGATTTGAAATTGGTAAATTAAAAGAAGAAGATTATGTACACCTATATAAAACTTACAATCTACCATTTGATTCTATCATACTATTAGCATCAACTTTTATTCATAAAGGTAATTACAACAAAGCAATTTCAGTATATCTTGCCCTATTAGAACATGTAACTGATAGAGTAAAAAAAGAAGAGCTTTTAGAGTTATTAGGAACTACTTATTTTAAAGGTGGTTTCATGCAAAGAGCAAAGGAGATTTTCTTAAAAATCTTAAAGTTTTCTCCTAGAAATACTTATGCATTAAAATATTTACTTGTTGTAAATGAAAAACTAAATGACTATAAAAGTGCAAAAGAGATTATTGATTGCTTAAGTGAACTAGAAGAAGAGGTTTCAAATGATAATTTATTTATTGAAACATTAATAATAATAAATGACCCTATAAAATCATTTGAAAAGAAAAGTGATGAACTACTAGAAGTTTTAAAAGAAAACCCACAAGTTCAAAGACTAATAGCTAAGTTTTATCTGACATACAATAAAGAGTTTTTCTGGGAAAATATAAAGCTGTTTAATACTTCAAAACTAATTGATTTAATGTGGTATCTAAATTTTGAAGACATAGACTTTGAAAAGATTTCAGAAGATAAGTTTTTAACAGAACTATTTAATGCAAAAGGATATTTAAACAATATAAATCATAGTGATGATTTTGTTTTTGATATTTTAATTGCACTAAATAATCATGAACATAAAATCCCTGCAACTATTGATTTTGAATTTATTTGTTCATCATGTAAACATGTTCACCCTATGTTTGAGGCTAGATGTCCAAACTGCCAAAGTATATTAACATTTGATGTAAAACATCATCTAACAAAGGATTTAGTTGAAAGAAATCAATCTTTACAGTGA
- a CDS encoding biotin--[acetyl-CoA-carboxylase] ligase: protein MEIINLKEVDSTHTYLKELIKKDGFTNAICVSADYQSNGIGSRGNSWEGKEGNLFFSFVISKNDLPDDLQLQSASIYFSYILKEVLQSQGSKLWLKWPNDFYIDNKKIGGTITTATKDLLYCGIGLNLEHINSDFGALDIKIDKMYILKLYFKSLEKKSSWKEIFNYFQIEFQKSRKYKATIENKKISLENAILNSDGSIQIDDKKVFSLR, encoded by the coding sequence ATGGAAATAATAAATTTAAAAGAAGTTGATTCAACACATACTTACTTAAAAGAGCTTATTAAAAAAGATGGTTTTACAAATGCTATTTGTGTTTCAGCAGATTATCAAAGTAATGGAATTGGAAGTAGAGGAAACTCATGGGAAGGGAAGGAAGGTAATCTTTTTTTCTCTTTTGTTATATCTAAAAATGATTTGCCAGATGATTTACAACTGCAAAGTGCTTCAATCTATTTTTCATATATATTAAAAGAAGTTTTACAAAGTCAAGGTTCAAAACTTTGGTTGAAGTGGCCAAATGATTTTTACATTGATAATAAAAAAATAGGTGGAACAATTACAACTGCAACAAAAGATTTACTTTATTGTGGCATAGGCTTAAATTTAGAGCATATAAATAGTGATTTTGGTGCTTTAGACATAAAAATTGATAAAATGTATATATTAAAATTATATTTTAAAAGTTTAGAAAAAAAATCATCTTGGAAGGAAATCTTTAACTATTTTCAGATAGAATTCCAAAAGAGTAGAAAATACAAAGCTACAATTGAAAATAAAAAAATTTCATTGGAAAATGCCATTTTAAATAGTGATGGTTCTATACAAATTGACGATAAAAAGGTTTTTAGTTTAAGATGA
- the obgE gene encoding GTPase ObgE produces the protein MFVDSVKFTVTSGKGGQGCSSFRREKFVIKGGPDGGDGGKGGDVVFLVDSNTDTLSWYKGRKILKADNGKQGEGGRRTGKSAQPMVLAVPPGTQIIDNETNEVLLDLLEEGQREVFLEGGKGGLGNTHFKNSRNQRPTYSQPGLPGESKEIRLELKLIADVGLVGYPNVGKSTLISTTSNASPEIANYEFTTLTPKLGVVEVGDYNSFVMADIPGIIDGASDGKGLGLEFLRHIERTKTLLFTIDIANYRTTTEQYEVLKEEVKKFSTELSGRNFAIALTKTDAYYGEDLEADIKEFIEAIGLEVSSENSYGFDKSLPYYVQDLTYSKFDENKPFFVLPISSVTHLNTESIRFALYELIGQKK, from the coding sequence GTGTTTGTAGATAGTGTAAAATTTACCGTAACCTCAGGAAAAGGTGGACAAGGTTGTTCTTCATTTAGAAGAGAAAAGTTTGTTATCAAAGGTGGACCTGATGGTGGAGATGGTGGAAAAGGTGGAGATGTTGTATTTCTAGTAGATAGTAATACAGATACTCTATCATGGTATAAGGGAAGAAAGATATTAAAAGCTGACAATGGTAAGCAAGGAGAAGGTGGAAGAAGAACTGGAAAATCTGCTCAGCCAATGGTTTTAGCTGTACCTCCTGGAACACAAATAATTGATAATGAAACAAATGAAGTATTACTTGACCTTTTAGAAGAAGGACAAAGAGAAGTTTTCCTAGAAGGTGGAAAAGGTGGATTAGGTAATACTCACTTTAAAAATTCAAGAAATCAAAGACCTACTTATTCTCAACCAGGATTACCAGGTGAAAGCAAAGAGATTAGACTTGAGTTAAAACTTATTGCAGATGTAGGATTAGTTGGTTATCCAAATGTTGGGAAATCTACACTTATTTCTACTACATCAAATGCATCACCTGAAATTGCAAACTATGAGTTTACAACTTTAACTCCAAAACTTGGAGTTGTTGAAGTTGGAGATTACAACTCATTTGTTATGGCAGATATTCCAGGAATTATTGATGGTGCAAGTGATGGAAAAGGATTAGGTTTAGAGTTCTTAAGACATATAGAAAGAACAAAAACTTTATTATTTACGATTGATATTGCAAATTATAGAACGACTACAGAGCAGTATGAAGTTTTAAAAGAAGAGGTTAAAAAGTTCTCAACTGAATTAAGTGGAAGAAACTTCGCAATTGCATTAACTAAAACTGATGCATATTATGGAGAAGATTTAGAAGCTGATATTAAAGAGTTTATTGAAGCTATTGGTTTAGAAGTATCAAGTGAAAACTCTTATGGTTTTGATAAATCATTACCATATTATGTACAAGATTTAACTTACTCAAAATTTGATGAGAATAAACCATTTTTTGTATTGCCAATCTCATCTGTGACTCATTTAAATACTGAGTCAATTAGATTTGCTTTATATGAATTAATAGGACAAAAAAAGTAA
- a CDS encoding AEC family transporter, which yields MLDPVLPIALYLAFGYLFKIFFKDNSKDLVEFIIYFSLPAIVFAKIYPLELTYETLELIFMFNTIILGNLLLAYFVGKLLKLDKKVLATFMIVATFGNTSFIGLSYIDTFYGQDYVVYALIYDLFGSFLLLVSLGMIIINWGSGQHVNFRGIAKSVIFFPPIIMFFLTVFAKNFEMPQFVMNTMETIGATLVPIAMIAIGMKLELKNIFYKLNVVTTAIVIKMFVVPVIVLIAFSIFYNLDDTWSKTTILEAAMPPMTMAVVLAIKGGLDERLAINALVIGVLLSLLSVTGFYYYLG from the coding sequence ATGCTAGATCCAGTTTTACCAATAGCTTTATACTTAGCTTTTGGTTATTTATTCAAAATCTTTTTCAAAGACAATTCTAAAGACCTTGTAGAGTTTATTATCTACTTTTCTCTTCCTGCAATTGTATTTGCTAAAATCTATCCTTTAGAGTTGACATATGAAACATTAGAACTGATTTTTATGTTTAATACAATCATTTTAGGTAACCTATTATTAGCTTATTTTGTAGGGAAATTACTCAAACTAGATAAAAAAGTACTTGCTACATTTATGATTGTTGCAACTTTTGGAAACACATCATTTATAGGTCTGTCTTATATAGATACTTTCTATGGGCAAGATTATGTAGTATATGCTCTTATTTATGACCTATTTGGTTCATTCTTACTTCTTGTTAGTTTAGGTATGATTATTATCAATTGGGGAAGTGGACAACATGTAAACTTTAGAGGAATTGCAAAAAGTGTAATCTTCTTCCCACCTATTATTATGTTCTTTTTAACAGTATTTGCTAAAAACTTTGAGATGCCTCAGTTTGTTATGAATACAATGGAAACTATTGGTGCCACACTAGTTCCTATTGCTATGATTGCAATTGGTATGAAATTAGAACTTAAAAATATTTTTTATAAATTAAATGTAGTGACAACTGCCATTGTTATAAAAATGTTTGTTGTACCAGTAATTGTACTAATAGCTTTCTCAATTTTCTATAACTTAGATGATACTTGGAGTAAAACTACTATTTTAGAAGCAGCAATGCCACCTATGACTATGGCTGTAGTTTTAGCTATAAAAGGTGGACTTGATGAAAGATTAGCAATAAATGCTTTAGTTATTGGAGTATTGTTATCTTTACTAAGTGTTACAGGATTTTACTACTACCTAGGGTAG
- a CDS encoding RidA family protein, translated as MEKINSKKLPEAIGPYSQAVKANGLIYTSGQVPLDVDGNMVERDIKVQTRQVFENLRNLLDDALSGMDKVIKITIYLENIEDFGVVNVLCAEAFGEHKPVRTTVSAKGLPMNSMIVVDAIAQPYDYY; from the coding sequence ATGGAAAAAATTAACTCGAAGAAGTTACCAGAAGCAATAGGTCCTTATTCTCAAGCTGTTAAAGCAAATGGTTTAATTTATACTTCAGGTCAAGTACCTTTAGATGTAGATGGAAACATGGTAGAAAGAGATATTAAGGTACAAACTAGACAAGTATTTGAGAACTTAAGAAACTTACTAGATGATGCATTAAGTGGAATGGATAAAGTAATTAAAATAACAATTTATTTAGAAAATATCGAAGATTTTGGTGTTGTAAATGTTCTTTGTGCAGAAGCTTTTGGGGAACATAAACCAGTTAGAACTACAGTTTCAGCAAAAGGTTTGCCGATGAACTCAATGATTGTAGTTGATGCAATTGCTCAACCTTACGATTATTATTAA
- the rpmA gene encoding 50S ribosomal protein L27 has product MAHKKGQGSTQNNRDSAGKRLGVKKFGGETVRAGNIIIRQRGTKVHCGENVGIGKDHTIYALVDGVVKFEVKSKTRKKVSVYAS; this is encoded by the coding sequence ATGGCTCACAAGAAAGGTCAAGGAAGTACTCAAAATAATAGAGATTCAGCTGGAAAAAGACTTGGTGTTAAGAAATTTGGTGGAGAAACAGTTAGAGCTGGTAACATCATTATTAGACAAAGAGGTACAAAAGTACACTGTGGAGAAAATGTAGGGATCGGTAAAGATCATACAATTTATGCACTAGTTGATGGTGTTGTTAAATTTGAAGTAAAAAGTAAAACTAGAAAAAAAGTTTCTGTATACGCTTCATAA
- the dnaG gene encoding DNA primase, producing the protein MITKESIENLKNHLDVVDVVSQFLELKKSGANFKACCPFHGEDTPSFVVSPQKQIYHCFGCGAGGDSIKFVMEYEKLSYPEALEKLASMYNVTLTYDNTNQQRQDTRVLEEANKFYQKLFVSNTTAKDYIKSRGISEFSIEKFEIGYAPYSNDTINFLKNNHLNLAEAKDLGLIDTGHNGLYARFIERITFPIYSISGKIVGFGGRTISGHNAKYINSPQTKLFNKSKLLYGYNLAKENIYKKNRMIVTEGYLDVIMLHQAGFNTAVATLGTALTKDHLPLLRRGEPQVILAYDGDKAGLNAAYKASVMLSQGDFEGGVVIFGEGKDPADMVNEGKIEELNKIFSNPQNFISYTIDYIISKYDINIPSQKQKALVETNDYLKTLNELYQDEYKRYLAQKLNVRENLIKVSSDVVRRTDVNLSKIDIAELCIIRSILENPKRLDMVLDIVDISMFEYHKNEFELLINDPQNISLNGILLNDKLEVYDDQRLKEELIVLLYTFYTKKLTSLKYDQTLNLREKGFKLRKVQDNLRQLKQGKLVSYNL; encoded by the coding sequence ATGATAACAAAAGAGTCAATAGAAAATTTAAAAAACCACCTTGATGTAGTAGATGTAGTATCTCAATTTTTAGAGTTAAAAAAGAGTGGTGCAAACTTTAAGGCTTGTTGTCCTTTTCATGGTGAAGATACTCCTTCTTTTGTGGTTAGTCCACAAAAACAAATCTATCATTGCTTTGGATGTGGAGCAGGTGGTGACTCAATAAAATTTGTAATGGAGTATGAAAAACTTTCATACCCAGAAGCTTTAGAAAAACTTGCTTCAATGTACAATGTTACATTAACTTATGACAATACAAATCAGCAAAGACAAGATACAAGAGTTTTAGAAGAAGCAAATAAATTTTATCAAAAACTATTTGTGTCAAATACAACTGCAAAAGATTATATAAAAAGCAGAGGAATCTCAGAGTTTTCGATTGAAAAGTTTGAAATAGGTTATGCTCCTTATTCAAATGATACAATCAATTTTTTAAAAAATAATCACTTAAATCTTGCAGAAGCAAAAGACTTAGGACTTATTGATACAGGACATAATGGTCTATATGCAAGATTTATAGAAAGAATCACTTTTCCTATTTATTCAATTAGTGGGAAAATAGTTGGTTTTGGTGGAAGAACTATTTCTGGACATAATGCAAAATATATTAATTCTCCTCAAACAAAACTATTTAATAAATCAAAACTTTTATATGGATACAACTTAGCAAAAGAGAATATCTATAAAAAAAATAGAATGATAGTTACAGAAGGTTATTTGGATGTTATTATGCTTCATCAAGCAGGTTTTAATACTGCTGTTGCAACACTAGGAACAGCTTTAACAAAAGATCATTTACCTCTTTTAAGAAGAGGTGAACCACAGGTCATTTTAGCATATGATGGAGATAAAGCAGGTTTAAATGCAGCATATAAAGCTTCTGTGATGCTTTCTCAAGGGGATTTTGAAGGTGGAGTTGTTATCTTTGGAGAAGGAAAAGATCCCGCTGACATGGTAAATGAAGGGAAAATAGAAGAGTTAAATAAAATCTTCTCTAATCCACAAAATTTTATTTCATATACAATTGATTATATAATTTCAAAATATGATATTAATATTCCAAGTCAAAAACAAAAAGCACTTGTTGAAACAAATGATTATTTAAAGACTTTAAATGAGTTATATCAAGATGAATATAAAAGATATCTAGCACAAAAACTAAATGTAAGAGAAAATCTGATTAAAGTTAGCTCTGATGTTGTTAGAAGAACTGACGTAAATTTAAGTAAAATTGATATTGCAGAACTGTGTATTATAAGGTCAATTTTAGAAAATCCAAAAAGACTAGACATGGTTCTTGATATTGTTGATATCTCAATGTTTGAATATCACAAAAATGAGTTTGAATTATTAATCAATGATCCTCAAAATATATCTTTAAATGGAATTTTATTAAACGATAAACTTGAAGTTTATGACGATCAAAGGTTAAAAGAAGAGTTAATTGTTTTACTATATACATTTTACACTAAAAAATTGACTTCTTTAAAGTATGATCAAACTTTAAACTTAAGAGAAAAAGGTTTTAAATTGAGAAAAGTTCAAGACAATTTAAGACAATTAAAACAAGGTAAACTTGTAAGTTACAATCTTTAA
- the rnhA gene encoding ribonuclease HI, with product MKEINLYSDGSSLGNPGPGGWGTILDYKGNEKELSGAQDNTTNNQMELKGVIEGLKALKEPCIVNIYSDSTYVVKGINEWLSGWVRNNWKNSAKKPVKNVELWQEYINVSEKHTIIANWVKGHAGHFHNERCDILARTEAEKLKGENNG from the coding sequence TTGAAAGAAATCAATCTTTACAGTGATGGTTCCTCTTTAGGAAACCCTGGACCTGGTGGTTGGGGTACAATCCTAGACTATAAGGGAAATGAAAAAGAGCTAAGTGGCGCTCAAGATAATACAACAAATAACCAAATGGAACTAAAAGGTGTTATTGAAGGTTTAAAGGCTTTAAAAGAACCTTGTATAGTTAATATTTATTCTGATTCTACTTATGTTGTAAAAGGAATAAATGAATGGTTAAGTGGTTGGGTTAGGAACAATTGGAAAAACTCTGCAAAAAAACCAGTAAAAAATGTTGAATTGTGGCAAGAATATATAAATGTTTCAGAAAAACACACTATAATAGCAAATTGGGTTAAAGGGCATGCAGGACATTTTCATAATGAAAGATGTGATATACTTGCACGTACTGAAGCGGAAAAATTAAAAGGAGAGAATAATGGATGA
- the proB gene encoding glutamate 5-kinase has protein sequence MKRVVIKVGSAVLREGSVLAIERLNNLVDLIAKLKNEKKLEVILVSSGAVAAGNTALDLDRTQILNRQALAAIGQPLLMKHYKKRFREHGLKCAQMLLVEDDFDSRKRSANAKGVMEILLSNDIIPILNENDVIANEELLFGDNDQLAAHAAHFFDADILAILSDVDGLYDSNPHENPDAKMRKVVNFIEDEELEMKHTPNSEFATGGIVTKLKAANFLLKRNKMMYLSSGFDLTNAYDFLVDENHKSGTLFKKQI, from the coding sequence ATGAAAAGAGTTGTTATTAAAGTAGGAAGTGCTGTTCTAAGAGAAGGCAGTGTTTTAGCAATTGAAAGATTAAACAATTTAGTTGATTTAATAGCAAAATTAAAAAATGAAAAAAAATTAGAAGTTATCTTAGTTTCATCTGGTGCAGTAGCTGCTGGAAATACAGCTTTAGATTTAGACCGTACTCAGATTTTAAATAGACAAGCATTAGCTGCTATTGGGCAACCTTTACTGATGAAACATTATAAAAAAAGATTTAGAGAACATGGTTTAAAATGTGCTCAAATGCTTTTAGTAGAAGATGATTTTGATTCAAGAAAAAGATCTGCAAATGCAAAAGGTGTTATGGAAATACTTTTAAGTAATGACATTATTCCAATTTTAAATGAAAATGATGTTATTGCAAATGAAGAGCTTTTATTTGGGGATAATGACCAATTAGCAGCCCATGCTGCGCACTTCTTTGATGCAGACATCTTAGCAATACTTTCTGATGTAGATGGTTTATATGATTCAAACCCTCATGAGAATCCAGATGCTAAAATGAGAAAAGTAGTTAATTTCATTGAAGATGAAGAATTAGAAATGAAACATACTCCAAACTCTGAGTTTGCAACAGGTGGAATAGTTACAAAACTAAAAGCTGCAAACTTCTTACTAAAGAGAAATAAGATGATGTATCTATCATCTGGTTTTGATTTAACAAATGCATATGATTTTTTAGTTGATGAAAATCATAAAAGCGGAACACTATTTAAAAAACAAATCTAA
- the fmt gene encoding methionyl-tRNA formyltransferase: protein MSKRIVFMGTPDYATKIFERLLNSSYEVVALYTQPDKPVGRKQVLTAPHIKQFCLDNSLDIPVFQPLKLRGNKEVEEEIKALNPDFIIVAAYGQILPKEILDIAPCINLHASLLPKYRGASPIQESLLNDDEYTGVTSMLMEEGLDSGDILGLEYLKITPTMDVVEAFNKLSDIAANLTITTLDNYEKINPKKQNEAEVSFCKKIKKEHGLVDLSSAKKLYLKYKAYSFWPGIFLESGLKLKDVKLVEENSSNEEGTILELNKDSVVIACKKGSIEVKTLQAPSKKAINAVDFLKGKRVSAGDILQ, encoded by the coding sequence ATGTCTAAACGAATTGTATTTATGGGTACACCAGACTATGCAACTAAAATTTTTGAGAGATTACTTAATAGCTCTTATGAAGTAGTTGCTTTATATACTCAACCAGATAAACCAGTTGGAAGAAAACAAGTTTTAACAGCACCACATATTAAACAGTTTTGTTTAGATAACTCTTTAGATATTCCAGTTTTTCAGCCTTTAAAATTAAGAGGAAATAAAGAAGTAGAAGAAGAGATTAAAGCTTTAAATCCTGATTTTATTATCGTTGCTGCATATGGACAAATATTACCAAAAGAGATTTTAGATATTGCTCCTTGTATTAATCTTCACGCTTCACTTTTACCAAAGTATAGAGGTGCAAGTCCTATTCAAGAATCATTATTAAATGATGATGAATATACAGGTGTAACTTCTATGCTAATGGAAGAAGGGCTTGATAGTGGAGATATTTTAGGTTTAGAGTACTTAAAAATAACTCCTACTATGGATGTTGTTGAAGCATTTAATAAGTTATCAGATATAGCTGCAAACTTAACTATTACAACTTTAGATAACTATGAAAAGATAAATCCTAAAAAGCAAAATGAAGCAGAAGTGAGTTTTTGTAAAAAAATCAAAAAAGAGCATGGCTTAGTAGATTTATCAAGTGCAAAAAAACTATATTTAAAGTATAAAGCTTATTCTTTTTGGCCTGGTATTTTCTTAGAGAGTGGCTTAAAATTAAAAGATGTAAAACTAGTAGAAGAAAACTCTTCAAATGAAGAAGGAACAATCCTTGAACTAAATAAAGACTCTGTAGTAATTGCTTGTAAAAAAGGTTCTATTGAAGTTAAGACTCTACAAGCTCCATCAAAAAAAGCTATTAACGCAGTGGATTTTTTAAAGGGGAAAAGAGTATCTGCTGGTGATATTTTACAGTAA
- the rnc gene encoding ribonuclease III, with translation MDDYSKLEKCLDYQFKNKDLIIEALTHKSYKKPYNNERLEFLGDAVLNLIVGEYLFKKFPKSNEGELSKIRASLVNETGFTKLANQIKLGDYIFISNAEERNKGRSKASILSDAFEAIMGAIYLESGLEVLKPIILELLESSYDKINLDVLFSDYKTALQEVTQAQFGTIPEYKIEGSYGPDHKKEFEVSIWIDGKSYGKAIGKSKKLAQQAVAKIAIDTLKGNQ, from the coding sequence ATGGATGATTATTCAAAATTAGAAAAGTGTTTGGATTATCAGTTTAAAAACAAGGATCTGATAATCGAAGCACTTACACATAAAAGCTATAAAAAGCCTTATAACAATGAAAGGTTAGAGTTTTTAGGTGATGCGGTATTAAACTTAATAGTTGGAGAATATTTATTTAAAAAGTTCCCAAAATCAAATGAAGGTGAACTTTCTAAAATTAGAGCAAGTTTAGTAAATGAAACAGGTTTTACAAAACTAGCTAACCAAATTAAGTTAGGTGATTATATTTTTATTTCAAATGCAGAAGAGAGAAACAAAGGAAGAAGTAAAGCTTCTATTCTTTCAGATGCTTTTGAAGCAATCATGGGTGCAATATATTTAGAATCAGGCTTAGAGGTTTTAAAACCTATTATTTTAGAACTTTTAGAGAGCTCTTATGACAAAATCAATTTAGATGTATTATTTAGTGATTACAAAACAGCTTTACAAGAAGTTACTCAAGCACAATTTGGAACAATTCCTGAATATAAAATTGAAGGTTCATATGGACCAGACCATAAAAAAGAGTTTGAAGTATCAATTTGGATTGATGGAAAATCTTATGGTAAAGCTATTGGAAAAAGTAAAAAGTTAGCGCAACAAGCAGTTGCAAAAATTGCTATTGATACATTAAAAGGAAATCAATAA
- the rplU gene encoding 50S ribosomal protein L21 has translation MYAIIKCGGKQYKVTEGDVLDIDYTGQAAKETLEITDVLAVNDGELKTGDAVSSAKVEAEVVLDGTGVNRAKKVIIYKKRRRKDSKLKRGFRKSFTKIRITKIAA, from the coding sequence ATGTACGCAATTATTAAGTGTGGTGGTAAGCAGTATAAAGTAACTGAAGGTGATGTTTTAGATATCGATTATACTGGTCAAGCTGCTAAAGAAACTCTTGAAATCACTGATGTTTTAGCTGTTAATGATGGTGAATTAAAAACTGGTGATGCTGTTTCTTCTGCAAAAGTAGAAGCAGAAGTTGTATTAGATGGAACTGGTGTAAATAGAGCTAAAAAAGTTATCATTTACAAAAAAAGAAGAAGAAAAGATTCTAAGTTAAAAAGAGGTTTCAGAAAGAGCTTCACAAAAATTAGAATTACTAAAATCGCTGCATAA